The following are encoded together in the Nocardioides sp. Arc9.136 genome:
- the cobS gene encoding adenosylcobinamide-GDP ribazoletransferase, whose protein sequence is MTRPVDVGSPADAWRLAVGTLTAVPVAPPRTVDARTAGRAMLLAPLAVLPLGLLVAVVGLAGREAGLAPLVTAVLAVAGLAAGSRALHLDGLSDTADGLTASYDRRRSLEVMKSGTAGPAGVAAVVLVLLLQVTALTSVLREDRGWLLAGALVCLSRCALALACTRGVPGARPDGLGATYVGSVRPLATVTLWLGAALLAAVLAGVAGVVAVVVAAGVVVLVLRRTVTRFGGVTGDVFGAAVELALAALLVVASAG, encoded by the coding sequence GTGACCCGGCCCGTCGACGTGGGCTCCCCCGCCGACGCGTGGCGGCTCGCGGTCGGCACGCTGACCGCCGTGCCGGTCGCGCCCCCGCGCACCGTGGACGCCCGCACCGCGGGTCGCGCGATGCTCCTCGCGCCACTCGCCGTGCTGCCGCTGGGGCTGCTGGTCGCGGTGGTCGGCCTGGCCGGCCGGGAGGCGGGCCTGGCCCCACTGGTCACCGCCGTCCTCGCTGTCGCCGGCCTCGCCGCCGGCAGCCGCGCGCTCCACCTCGACGGCCTCTCCGACACCGCGGACGGGCTCACCGCGTCCTACGACCGGCGCCGCTCCCTGGAGGTCATGAAGTCCGGCACGGCCGGTCCCGCCGGCGTCGCCGCCGTCGTCCTCGTGCTGCTGCTCCAGGTCACCGCGCTCACGTCCGTGCTCCGCGAGGACCGCGGGTGGCTGCTCGCCGGCGCGCTCGTGTGCCTCTCCCGCTGCGCACTGGCCCTCGCCTGCACCCGCGGCGTGCCCGGCGCCCGCCCCGACGGCCTCGGCGCGACGTACGTCGGCTCGGTGCGCCCGCTCGCCACGGTCACCCTGTGGCTGGGCGCGGCCCTGCTGGCGGCCGTGCTGGCCGGCGTGGCCGGCGTCGTGGCGGTCGTCGTCGCGGCCGGCGTGGTGGTGCTGGTCCTGCGCCGCACGGTCACCCGATTCGGCGGCGTCACCGGCGACGTCTTCGGCGCGGCCGTCGAGCTCGCCCTCGCCGCCCTGCTCGTCGTCGCCTCCGCCGGCTGA
- the cobU gene encoding bifunctional adenosylcobinamide kinase/adenosylcobinamide-phosphate guanylyltransferase: MLGSTKVLVTGGVRSGKSTHAERLLADELAVAYVAPGPVPSADDADWTARVAAHRSRRPSSWTTHETRDLAPVLSAAAGAVLVDCVGTWLTAVVDAAALWEAPAEEVHGAVLAELDHVLAALGAAAGPVVLVTNEVGLGVVPAYRSGRLFRDLLGTVNQRLGAACDEVHLVVAGRVLRLPDPL; the protein is encoded by the coding sequence GTGCTCGGGTCGACGAAGGTGCTGGTGACCGGCGGCGTCCGCTCGGGGAAGTCCACCCACGCCGAGCGGCTGCTGGCCGACGAGTTGGCCGTGGCGTACGTCGCCCCGGGCCCGGTCCCCTCGGCGGACGACGCGGACTGGACGGCCCGGGTCGCCGCGCACCGCTCGCGCCGCCCGTCGTCCTGGACCACCCACGAGACCCGGGACCTCGCCCCCGTGCTGTCGGCCGCCGCGGGCGCCGTGCTGGTGGACTGCGTCGGCACCTGGCTGACCGCGGTCGTGGACGCGGCGGCCCTGTGGGAGGCGCCGGCCGAGGAGGTGCACGGCGCGGTGCTGGCCGAGCTCGACCACGTCCTCGCCGCGCTCGGTGCCGCCGCGGGCCCGGTCGTGCTGGTGACGAACGAGGTGGGCCTCGGGGTCGTCCCCGCGTACCGCTCCGGCCGGCTCTTCCGCGACCTGCTGGGCACGGTGAACCAGCGGCTCGGCGCCGCCTGCGACGAGGTGCACCTCGTCGTCGCCGGGCGGGTCCTGCGGCTGCCCGACCCGCTCTGA
- a CDS encoding acyl-CoA dehydrogenase family protein: MSTAALDPDERRAIIEAVRDFTEARIAPNAVAWDRDHHFPVDVLAEAGGLGLGAIYAREDVGGSGLGRSEAVLIFEQLARGDVAVAAYISIHNMAVWMIDTFGTDEQRARWVPHLAGMENLASYCLTEPDAGSDAGNLRTSARRDGEEWVLSGTKQFISGAGASSVYVVMARTGGAGPKGISAFIVPAGSEGLSFGAEEQKMGWHAQPTRQVVLDEVRVPADSLLGEEGQGFAIAMRGLNGGRLNIAACSLGGAQWAVDRAAEHIGTRQAFGGPLSDQQGLVFALADAHIELQAARTMLHDAAARLDAGEPDAAVVVAGAKRFVTDAGFKAANTALQLHGGYGYLAEYGVEKVVRDLRVHQILEGTNEIMRVIVGRALTRGPA, translated from the coding sequence ATGAGCACCGCAGCGCTGGACCCCGACGAGCGCCGGGCGATCATCGAGGCCGTCCGCGACTTCACCGAGGCCCGGATCGCCCCGAACGCCGTGGCGTGGGACCGCGACCACCACTTCCCCGTCGACGTGCTGGCCGAGGCCGGCGGGCTCGGCCTCGGCGCCATCTACGCCCGCGAGGACGTCGGCGGCTCCGGGCTGGGCCGCAGCGAGGCGGTGCTGATCTTCGAGCAGCTCGCCCGCGGCGACGTCGCGGTGGCGGCGTACATCTCGATCCACAACATGGCCGTCTGGATGATCGACACCTTCGGCACCGACGAGCAGCGCGCCCGTTGGGTGCCGCACCTGGCCGGCATGGAGAACCTCGCGAGCTACTGCCTCACCGAGCCCGACGCGGGCTCCGACGCGGGCAACCTGCGCACCAGCGCCCGCCGCGACGGCGAGGAGTGGGTGCTCAGCGGCACCAAGCAGTTCATCTCCGGCGCCGGCGCCTCGAGCGTGTACGTCGTGATGGCCCGCACCGGCGGCGCCGGCCCGAAGGGCATCAGCGCGTTCATCGTCCCGGCGGGGTCCGAGGGCCTGTCCTTCGGCGCCGAGGAGCAGAAGATGGGCTGGCACGCCCAGCCGACCCGGCAGGTCGTCCTCGACGAGGTCCGCGTCCCCGCCGACAGCCTGCTGGGCGAGGAGGGCCAGGGCTTCGCCATCGCGATGCGGGGGCTCAACGGCGGCCGGCTCAACATCGCCGCCTGCTCCCTCGGCGGCGCCCAGTGGGCCGTGGACCGCGCCGCCGAGCACATCGGCACCCGCCAGGCCTTCGGCGGACCGCTGTCGGACCAGCAGGGCCTGGTCTTCGCGCTCGCCGACGCCCACATTGAGCTGCAGGCCGCGCGCACGATGCTGCACGACGCCGCCGCCCGGCTCGACGCCGGCGAGCCCGACGCGGCCGTGGTCGTCGCCGGCGCGAAGCGCTTCGTCACCGACGCCGGGTTCAAGGCCGCGAACACCGCGCTGCAGCTGCACGGCGGCTACGGCTACCTTGCCGAGTACGG